A segment of the Nitrospirota bacterium genome:
GATCTCTTGAAGGTCCTGGTCCGTGAGCCCGATCTCCTCGATCGTCCTCTGCCAACCGGTCCGGCGCCATCGCTCGAAATTCTTGTAGACGCGCTGGCTCTCGACGGAACCGAGCCCGAGCAGCCGCGCCACCTGGCCCTGGCCCAATCCGTAGAAGTGGTAGAACAGGGCGATCAACGCGTCCCGGCTGATCACGGCCCGCGACGCGAGGCCGTCGAGGAAGCGGCCCAGCGGAGACAGGAGGTCCTTGTGGTAGCAGAGCGGCTCCGGCTGACTGAAGTACTTGGTGACCAGGCTTTCCAGCAGCAGGAAGGGACGGCACGGGACTTCGGAGCGCCCGCAGGCGAGGAATCGCTCCACGAGGTCGTAGCCCCACCGGAGAGCCAACTTCTCGTGGGCGACGTCCTCCTGCCACTGTCCGGTCTCGCGCAGGAACCGCCTGGTCTGGGCGGTGGCCCGGTCGAGGAGCTCCGGCAGGGCCTCGGTTGCGACCCGGTCGAACTCCTCGGCGGTGGTCACCAGCATGCTGAGCGGGGAAGATAGACCCATTATGGTTCCCACGGGCACCTTTTCCCAATCCGCTTTAGTATGCCATAACTTGCCGCCATCAGCTATTCGGCGAAGATCGTGAGCTTTGGACATTTTGGACTACCTGGCAGAGGTTTTGTCCATATCGGCGTGTATTGTGAAGGCCCCTTCGATGCCCATGTTCTCTCAGAAAAAGAGAGGATGCCGTCGTTTTTCCCCTTGACCTTGCGCGGGTATCCTGCTATCACTGACGGCCCGATTAGGCGACCGAGGGGCTCCATCCCCGGATCAATCACATTCATCTTTCTAAGGAGGGCTCGACATGAAGAAGCTCGTTGGCATGATGGCGCTGGCGCTGGCGTTGACCTTCGGCATGGGGACCGTCACCACCTTCGCGGGCAACCCGGCTCCGGCTGGCGACAAAGAGAAGAAGGATAAGAAGGGCGGCAAGCTCGTCTTCGCGGGCGACAAGAAGGACGAGAAGAAGGACAAGAAGGGCGGCAAGTAATAACGTTATGGGGCGCGGCCCCGCGCCGCGCCCCTTCCCTTCTCCCCCACGTCCCGTTTTTTCCTCTCCCCTTAGCCCAGCGTTTTCGACTGCTGGATTATCTCCTGAAAGCCGGGCGAAACCGGGCAGCGATCACCTTGCGTCGCGCTGGTTCATCGATCGGGCGCGTTGCCGTCGGGTCAGGGTCCGGGTAGGACGTGCAACTCGATGCGGCGGTTGTTCCGCCGGTCCGCCTCGGTCCGCTCGGCCTTCAGCGGCTTCGTGTCCGCGAAGCTGACGATGCGGAGACGGTCCGGTGCCAGGCCGGGTGGCTCCAACAGGTAAGCCGCCACCTTGCCGCCGCGCAGGGCCGCCAGTTCCCAGTTGGACCGGGGCCGGCCCGGCTTTCGCCCGACGACGGGTCGGCCGTCCGTATGGCTGCGGACCTCGACCGTGGCCTGAGGCATGGAAGCCAGAACCAGCTTGATCGGCGCAAGCACCTGCCGGCCGGCGGGCGTGAGGTCCTGCTCGGGCGAGAAGAGCGCGTCGGTCTGGAGGAGGATGACCAAGGGGGCCGCCTCGCCGTCGGTCCGGCGCGGTACGACCGCTGCCACAATCTCTTGAAGACTCTGCCGCGCCACTGGCGGCTCCGCCGCAGAGGGCTCCTTCGGGAGGGCCGTTTCCTGGGACATGTCCCGGCAAGCGGTGGACGCGGTGGAGAGGGGCGCCGCCCCCGGTTGGACCGGGGCTTCTGATTGAACGGGCTTCGCCGGCTCCTGAGTCTGCGATGGCTGCAGCGGCTGTTCCACCGGCGCGACCTGTTTGCTCAAGGCGCGCACCTGCTCCTCGGCCGCCCGCTGCGCCGCCACCGCCTGCTCCCGCTGGGTCTCGCTGTTCTTGAGCTGTTGCTCCAGTGAGGCGATCCGGTCGGCCAGCTCTTTCATCTGATCGTCCGCCGCCCCGCGGGCGACCATCGCCTCTTCCTGGACCCTGCGCGCCGTGTCGAGCGCGAACCGGGCGGCGTCGAGCTGCTTCCGCAAACGGCCCAACTCTTCCTCGCACGGCACCGGGCCATGAGAGGCCTGCTGGACTGCCTGGGGTGCGTGGGGAGACGGATCGGGCTGCCCGGTGCCGGAGGTCGCGCAGCCGGCCGCCAGGCCGGCGGTCAGAAGCAGGAGCGGACCGGTGAGAAGGAAGAAGCGGATAAAGCCGTTCATGAAAACCTGCCCGTATGACCCGTATGAATGGGTCCAGGCTAGGCGGTCCGCCCGGGCGAGTCAAGTCGTCGCCCGCTCGAGGGCCGGGAGTGAAGGAGTTCAGGGAGGGATGGTGCCGAAGGCGGGACTTGAACCCGCACGGGTTACCCCACACGCCCCTCAAACGTGCGCGTCTGCCAATTCCGCCACTTCGGCGCCGGGCGCATTATAGGGAGGGGTCAAAAGGCTTGTCAATGAACGAACCCCTTCGGTAGAATCCCCTCCATCGTGGGCATCAACGTTCTGCCTGAACCCTGTCGCCCGCCCGACCTCACCCGATTCAGGATCACGACGTGACCGTGCAGCCAGCCCAGAGCCACGCGCCCGCCCTCGGTTCCGACCCGGGTGCGGCCGCGATCTTCGACGTGGACAACACGCTCATCGCCGGGTCCGCCATCGAGATCCGGTTCTTCCGGTATCTCTGGCGCAGGGGGTTGGTCGGGGCCCGCGAGGCGGCCGGCAGCCTCCTCCATTTGCTCGGCCAGGTGCCGCCGGTCTCCCTGCATCCGCTCCGCGAGCGGAAGGTCTATTTGGTCGGGAAGCGGTCGGCGGACATCGAGCCGCAGGCCCGGACGTTCGTCCAGACCGAGGTCTGCCCGTTTCTCTCGGCGACGGCGCTGGCCTCGCTGGAGCGGCACCGGCGGGCGGGACATCGGCTGATTCTGGTCACCGGCACGCCGGAGTTTCTGGCGGCGCCCCTCGGCGAGTTCCTGAAGGTGGACCTGGTGCTGGCGGCCCGTTTGGAGCGGAGCGGAGGCCTGTATACGGGCCGGGTCCTGCCGCCGCTCCCGTACGGAGAGGGAAAATTGCGGCTGATCGAGACGTTGGTGGCCCGTGAGGGGCTCGACCTGAAGAACAGTTATGCTTACGGCGACAGTCCGGGCGACGCGGACCTCCTGCGTCTCGTCGGCCATCCGCTGGTTGTCAACCCGATCCGTGGCATGGGCCGCATCGCTCGCCGCGAGGGCTGGCCGGTCGCGAAATGGACGTAGAATCGTGACGCATCACGCGTCGCCGCTTCTGAGCCATGCGCGTCACCGAGATTTTCAAGAGCATCCAGGGCGAGTCCAGCTACGCCGGGCTGCCCTGTGTCTTCGTCCGCCTGACCGGCTGCCCGCTCCGGTGTACCTGGTGCGACAGCGAATACACCTTCTCCGGCGGGACGGACGTGACGCTCGAGGAGATCCTGGCCCGCGTGAAGGCCTGCGCATGTCCCCTGGTGGAAGTCACCGGCGGGGAGCCGCTCCACCAGCCGGAGGCGTTCGTCCTGATCGAGAAGCTCTGTGTCGAGGGTTACCAGGTGCTGGTCGAGACCAGCGGGGCCATTGACATCGCGCCGGTGGACAAGCGGGCCCACGTGATCCTGGACGTGAAGTGCCCCGGGAGCGGCATGACGGACCGGATGGACTGGAAGAATCTTGACCGGGTCTCGTCCAAGGACGAGGTCAAGTTCGTGATCAAAGACCGAAAGGACTATGAGTGGGCGAAAGCGCTCGTCCGACAGCATGACCTGGCCGGGCGGTGCACGGTCCTCTTCGGTCCGGTCTTCGGAACCCTGGAGCCGCGCCTGCTGGCCGAATGGATCCTGGGCGACCGGCTTCCCGTGCGGTTCCAACTCCAGCTCCACAAATACATTTGGGATCCTGAGATGCGCGGGGTGTGAAAATGCATGAGGATGAGGAGACTTGAATGGACGTCGTTGACGTGAAGGTGAAGCAAGGAAAGATCGAGAGGGAGCCGGCCGAGGTCCTGGTCCTCGGCCATTACGAGGATGATCGAGGGCTGCAGGGCGAGGCCGCCGCAGTGGACCGGGCCTTGAAGGGCCTGTTGCGCGACCTCCTCAAGAGCGGAGAGTTCGAAGGCAAGAGCTGCCAGACGGTGGTGGTCCACACCCAGGGGCGGGTTCCGGCAAAGAGGGTCCTGCTCGTGGGCCTGGGTCAGAAGAAGGAGGCGCGGCTGGACACGGTCCGGCAGGCCCTCGCGACGGTCACGAAACGGGTTCGCCAGACCGGAGCGAAAAGCTTTACGGTCCCGCTGCTCGGCCGGACGACGACGAAGGCCTCAGCGGTCGAGACCGCGCAGGCCATGGTCGAGGGGGCGGTCCTGGGCGGCTACCGGTTCACCGAATATCGCAGCGACAACCATGACGAGCCGAGGGGCCTGCAGCGCGTCACGCTGGTTCCGTCGAAGGACGAGCCGCTCGCCTCCGTCAAGGAGGGAGTCCGGCGGGGGCTGGCGAGCGCCGAGGCGACCATGTACGTCCGCGACCTCTGCAACCACCCCTCGAACGTGATGACGCCGTCCCGCATCGCCGCCGAGGCGAGGAAGATCGGGGCCGAGCGCGGAGTGCGGGTGCGGGTCCTGGAGCGGCGGGACGCGGAGCGGCTGGGCATGGGGGCCTTCATCGGCGTCGCGCGGGGGAGCCACGAGCCGCCCAAGTTCATCGTGCTGGAGTACCAGGGACAGGCGCGGGGCGCGGGGCGCGGGGCGCGGGGCCCGGGTGAGGGGGGGAATGCC
Coding sequences within it:
- a CDS encoding OmpA family protein, yielding MNGFIRFFLLTGPLLLLTAGLAAGCATSGTGQPDPSPHAPQAVQQASHGPVPCEEELGRLRKQLDAARFALDTARRVQEEAMVARGAADDQMKELADRIASLEQQLKNSETQREQAVAAQRAAEEQVRALSKQVAPVEQPLQPSQTQEPAKPVQSEAPVQPGAAPLSTASTACRDMSQETALPKEPSAAEPPVARQSLQEIVAAVVPRRTDGEAAPLVILLQTDALFSPEQDLTPAGRQVLAPIKLVLASMPQATVEVRSHTDGRPVVGRKPGRPRSNWELAALRGGKVAAYLLEPPGLAPDRLRIVSFADTKPLKAERTEADRRNNRRIELHVLPGP
- a CDS encoding HAD family hydrolase — translated: MTVQPAQSHAPALGSDPGAAAIFDVDNTLIAGSAIEIRFFRYLWRRGLVGAREAAGSLLHLLGQVPPVSLHPLRERKVYLVGKRSADIEPQARTFVQTEVCPFLSATALASLERHRRAGHRLILVTGTPEFLAAPLGEFLKVDLVLAARLERSGGLYTGRVLPPLPYGEGKLRLIETLVAREGLDLKNSYAYGDSPGDADLLRLVGHPLVVNPIRGMGRIARREGWPVAKWT
- the queE gene encoding 7-carboxy-7-deazaguanine synthase QueE — encoded protein: MRVTEIFKSIQGESSYAGLPCVFVRLTGCPLRCTWCDSEYTFSGGTDVTLEEILARVKACACPLVEVTGGEPLHQPEAFVLIEKLCVEGYQVLVETSGAIDIAPVDKRAHVILDVKCPGSGMTDRMDWKNLDRVSSKDEVKFVIKDRKDYEWAKALVRQHDLAGRCTVLFGPVFGTLEPRLLAEWILGDRLPVRFQLQLHKYIWDPEMRGV
- a CDS encoding leucyl aminopeptidase, with translation MDVVDVKVKQGKIEREPAEVLVLGHYEDDRGLQGEAAAVDRALKGLLRDLLKSGEFEGKSCQTVVVHTQGRVPAKRVLLVGLGQKKEARLDTVRQALATVTKRVRQTGAKSFTVPLLGRTTTKASAVETAQAMVEGAVLGGYRFTEYRSDNHDEPRGLQRVTLVPSKDEPLASVKEGVRRGLASAEATMYVRDLCNHPSNVMTPSRIAAEARKIGAERGVRVRVLERRDAERLGMGAFIGVARGSHEPPKFIVLEYQGQARGAGRGARGPGEGGNARPIVLVGKTITFDTGGISLKPAENMEQMKADMTGGAEVLATVRAAARLRLPLHLVGILPATENMPGGRAIKPGDILKTLSGKTVEVQNTDAEGRLILADGLAYATRYKPAAIVDVATLTGACVVALGQFAIGMFSNDERLKGRIQQAGARAGERVWEMPLWEEYFEQLRSDVADMRNIGGRGGGMITAALFLSKFVGDCPWVHLDIASTDWSERERAYIAKGPTGIGTRLLLQYLLHEAESRDE